In Epinephelus lanceolatus isolate andai-2023 chromosome 16, ASM4190304v1, whole genome shotgun sequence, one DNA window encodes the following:
- the asb4 gene encoding ankyrin repeat and SOCS box protein 4, with protein MIDTFIITICTFLSNLLHAVWRAIAAVPAGLAVPYEERRLTFRELMEELSPRQLAEKQLKQQFMEALQANNAQEVKRILHTRKLDIDTVLEVEDPSMVLASYKQGYWLPGYKLEKSWAMGIHVCVMYNAVETALVLIQEGAAINRKPNGKTPLHVACEVSSSECVALLLAHRAKVNSLSLSGHTALHYCITRESVDCAKQLILKGANVNEPSNNNEEVTPLHTAARFGVPELVALYLAHGASVNAVNSLQETALMTACFWAFDAKEQTYSQDHHLVCRLLLDHHADPNLREEDNKTALHKASWNCDHVLMQMLLEAGADARSMDINGCAPIQYLLKVTGVRPMAIPELCYQLLLNFNAARVYPPQFHKVLQTCCDYPRAVEVMVNSYERLKPTKKWRAAIPDDCFQRHKDFYDSMFAVCSNTPRSLLHLTRCAIRLSLATSCHRGIAQLPLPSPIKKYLLLEPEGILY; from the exons ATGATTGACACCTTCATTATCACCATTTGCACATTTCTTTCTAATCTCCTCCACGCCGTGTGGAGAGCAATAGCAGCCGTGCCGGCTGGTTTGGCAGTGCCATACGAGGAGCGAAGGCTTACTTTTAGGGAGCTCATGGAGGAGCTGAGCCCCAGACAACTGGCTGAGAAACAGCTGAAGCAACAGTTTATGGAGGCCCTGCAGGCCAACAATGCCCAGGAGGTCAAACGGATTCTGCACACCAGGAAATTAGATATTGACACTGTGCTGGAGGTGGAGGACCCCAGCATGGTGCTTGCTTCATATAAACAAG GTTACTGGCTCCCGGGCTACAAACTGGAGAAGTCCTGGGCGATGGGTATTCATGTATGTGTGATGTACAATGCTGTGGAAACAGCGCTGGTGCTCATTCAGGAAGGTGCAGCCATCAACCGGAAGCCCAACGGGAAGACGCCGCTGCATGTCGCCTGCGAGGTCTCCAGCAGTGAGTGTGTCGCCTTGCTTTTGGCTCACAGGGCAAAAGTCAACAGCCTGTCACTGAGCGGACACACAGCGCTGCACTACTGCATCACCAGGGAGTCTGTGGACTGTGCCAAGCAGCTAATCCTCAAAG GTGCAAACGTCAATGAGCCCAGCAACAACAATGAGGAGGTGACACCTTTACACACAGCAGCCAGATTCGGTGTCCCAGAGCTGGTAGCTCTCTACTTGGCCCACGGAGCATCTGTCAATGCAGTCAACTCTCTCCAGGAGACTGCCCTGATGACTGCGTGCTTCTGGGCTTTTGACGCCAAAGAGCAAACCTACAGCCAAGATCACCATCTTGTCTGCCGTCTCTTGCTGGACCACCATGCAG ACCCCAACCTCCGAGAAGAGGACAATAAAACAGCTCTTCACAAGGCGTCCTGGAACTGCGATCACGTCCTGATGCAGATGCTGCTGGAGGCCGGAGCAGACGCGCGATCCATGGACATCAACGGCTGTGCCCCCATTCAGTATCTCCTCAAAGTGACCGGTGTCAGGCCCATGGCCATACCTGAGCTCTGCTATCAGCTGCTGCTCAACTTCAACGCAGCACGGGTCTACCCGCCCCAGTTCCACAAG GTGTTGCAGACCTGCTGTGACTACCCCAGAGCAGTGGAAGTCATGGTCAACTCTTATGAACGTTTAAAGCCCACAAAGAAGTGGAGAGCTGCCATTCCTGATGACTGCTTCCAG CGACATAAAGACTTCTACGACTCCATGTTTGCTGTTTGCTCCAACACTCCTCGCAGCCTGCTTCACCTGACCAGATGTGCCATCAGACTCAGCCTGGCTACATCCTGCCACAGAGGTATAGCGCAGCTGCCTCTGCCATCTCCCATTAAGAAATATTTATTGCTGGAACCTGAGGGGATACTGTACTGA
- the pdk4 gene encoding pyruvate dehydrogenase kinase, isozyme 4, with protein MKFAQFLLKNGSVAGIPKQVEKFAKFSPSPLSMKQFIDFGSANACEKTSFVFLRQELPVRLANIMKEIDFLPDKLLGTPSLKLLISWYSQSLLEIVDFLEKDPDDKDVLKSFTRTLVNVRNRHNNVVPTMAQGVVEYKEAFGVDPVTNQNVQYFLDRFYMSRISTRMLMNQHTLIFEGSVNPAHPKHIGSIDPTCDVVEVVKDAYETSKMLCEQYYLTSPDMQIIEVTSKTPNQDLHIVYVPSHLYHMLFELFKNAMRATVETHETSPTLPPIKVQVSLGTEDLTIKMSDKGGGVPLRKIERLFSYMYSTAPSPVHVDNSRNAPLAGFGYGLPISRLYARYFQGDLQLYSMEGYGTSAVIYLKALSSESVERLPVFNKSALRHYQTTIEADDWCMPSKDPKRLGNSKRTL; from the exons ATGAAGTTCGCTCAGTTTTTGCTGAAAAATGGCTCCGTCGCTGGGATACCGAAACAAGTGGAGAAGTTTGCCAAGTTTTCCCCGTCTCCGTTGTCCATGAAGCAGTTCATTGACTTTG GCTCGGCCAATGCATGTGAGAAGACCTCCTTTGTGTTCCTGCGGCAGGAGCTTCCTGTCAGACTGGCCAACATCATGAAGGAAATTGATTTCCTCCCTGACAAGCTCCTCGGCACTCCATCCCTAAAGCTCCTCATCAGCTG GTATTCACAGAGTTTGTTGGAGATTGTAGATTTTTTAGAAAAGGATCCAGATGACAAGGATGTCCTGAAAAG CTTCACACGGACTCTGGTAAACGTCCGTAATCGGCATAACAACGTGGTGCCCACCATGGCTCAGGGCGTGGTGGAGTACAAGGAGGCCTTTGGCGTGGACCCCGTCACCAACCAGAACGTTCAGTACTTCCTGGACCGCTTCTACATGAGCCGCATCTCCACACGCATGCTCATGAACCAGCACA CATTAATCTTCGAAGGCAGCGTGAACCCAGCCCATCCTAAACATATAGGCAGCATCGACCCCACATGTGACGTCGTGGAAGTAGTAAAAG ATGCCTATGAGACTTCAAAGATGCTATGTGAGCAGTATTACCTGACCTCTCCTGATATGCAGATCATAGAAGTCACTT ccaAAACCCCCAACCAGGACCTCCACATTGTCTATGTGCCATCCCATCTCTATCATATGCTGTTTGAGCTTTTCAAG AACGCCATGAGAGCTACAGTAGAAACCCATGAGACGAGCCCAACGTTGCCCCCGATCAAAGTGCAAGTCTCACTGGGAACTGAGGACCTCACTATCAAG ATGTCTGACAAAGGAGGCGGAGTCCCTCTGAGGAAGATCGAGCGCCTGTTCAGCTATATGTACTCCACGGCACCCAGTCCAGTCCACGTAGACAACTCTCGCAATGCACCACTG GCTGGTTTTGGCTATGGCCTGCCCATCTCCCGTCTGTATGCCAGGTACTTTCAGGGAGACCTGCAGCTCTACTCTATGGAGGGCTACGGCACCTCAGCTGTCATATACTTGAAG GCTTTGTCCTCAGAGTCAGTCGAGAGACTTCCTGTTTTCAACAAGTCAGCCTTACGGCATTACCAGACGACCATAGAGGCTGACGACTGGTGCATGCCCAGCAAGGATCCAAAGAGACTGGGCAATTCCAAGAGGACTCTGTGA